From Chryseobacterium sp. H1D6B, a single genomic window includes:
- a CDS encoding polysaccharide biosynthesis tyrosine autokinase, translated as MIPGKETTVEKNDSQKDKYGSFALFDIEHFLRRVLKNWYWFVFMLLVGYVVSWVYSKYYAQSTYASNLSLSVSNNTASYFTPNQSINFIWGQGGNQDGIYLKKMLLSRSHNEYLVKELDLFVNYYTKGAIKSTYLDKDDSPVFLQIDKKHLQQLNYSVTLIPKSGNTYEVVLPDEGQSTNLYSYESESFQGINTYAKPANKTIKVGEWYTSPNLKFRLIQNPQKVKIKFDNIIVNLNSVNETVNDIVSTIGVDFDKEINTIMIITKKGFNLNGTVNFLNKTVAELQKKRLADKNTINKNTDNYLQENLNSIRTKLDSSAQVLNYLKTSEKLYDIKDRDEKSLQRIKELEAKKADLSSKLSSLNNIKNSLETQNLENMISTNAAGFEDGLFSASVSELKALYLKRREMAAIYTPNSEPMKEINRLINDARSSSNNSLRNYYTGFYNEINKINQQVAEANSDLDSYPEKERRYLDAERGYNMIEATYNSLLGRQNETQMKLATNQSDISVIDPAKNVGQAPIGPNVKATKFGIIGGLLFLPLLFILVGELLDNKIRNIKELLGATRIPLLGVIGNNNNENMLTVLEQPKSSVSEAFRGIRANMRFLSNENGNSKVILVTSSIGGEGKTYVSINLASVLGLSDKKTILLGMDLRKPKIFGDFKIDNKYGISNYLTGEVSIDQIINKTKIPNLDVATSGPIPPNPSELLMSERNIKFIQELKEKYDYIIIDSPPVGLVADSYDLMKHSDANIYVVRHEYTEKYMLKMITEKYHNNEIEHMGLVYNDYNTKQGYGYGYGYGYGYGYGYFDEDKNYKEPLLIKIRNKVRAIFNKK; from the coding sequence ATGATTCCAGGAAAAGAAACTACTGTAGAGAAAAATGATTCTCAAAAAGATAAATACGGATCCTTTGCGCTGTTTGATATTGAGCACTTCTTAAGGAGAGTATTAAAGAACTGGTATTGGTTTGTGTTTATGCTTCTTGTAGGCTATGTCGTATCATGGGTGTATAGTAAATATTATGCGCAGAGTACATATGCTTCTAACTTATCTTTAAGTGTATCTAATAACACGGCGAGCTATTTTACACCGAACCAGTCTATTAATTTCATCTGGGGCCAGGGCGGAAATCAGGATGGTATTTATCTAAAGAAAATGCTTTTATCCAGATCTCATAATGAGTATTTAGTAAAAGAATTAGATCTTTTCGTAAACTATTATACAAAAGGAGCAATAAAATCCACCTATTTAGATAAAGATGATTCACCTGTTTTTTTACAAATAGATAAAAAGCACCTTCAGCAGCTTAATTATTCTGTTACATTGATTCCTAAAAGTGGAAATACATATGAAGTAGTTTTACCGGATGAAGGACAGTCAACGAACTTATACAGCTATGAATCAGAAAGCTTTCAGGGGATTAATACCTATGCAAAGCCAGCCAATAAAACAATAAAGGTGGGAGAATGGTATACTTCCCCGAACTTGAAATTCAGATTGATTCAGAATCCTCAGAAGGTTAAAATAAAATTTGATAATATTATTGTTAATCTTAACTCTGTAAACGAGACTGTAAACGATATTGTTTCTACAATAGGAGTGGATTTCGATAAAGAAATTAATACGATAATGATTATCACCAAAAAAGGGTTTAATCTTAACGGGACTGTCAATTTCTTGAACAAAACAGTAGCTGAACTACAGAAAAAAAGACTTGCAGATAAGAATACGATTAATAAAAATACCGATAATTATCTCCAGGAAAATCTTAATAGTATAAGAACTAAATTAGACTCTAGTGCCCAGGTATTAAATTATTTGAAGACGTCTGAAAAGCTTTATGACATTAAAGACAGAGATGAAAAATCTTTACAGAGAATCAAAGAATTAGAGGCTAAAAAAGCTGATTTGTCTAGCAAGCTTTCTTCATTAAATAATATAAAAAACTCTCTGGAAACGCAAAATCTAGAGAATATGATCAGCACCAATGCCGCTGGTTTTGAAGATGGTCTTTTCAGTGCATCGGTTTCGGAATTAAAAGCATTATATCTTAAAAGAAGGGAAATGGCTGCTATCTATACCCCGAATTCAGAACCGATGAAGGAAATAAATAGATTGATTAATGATGCTAGATCAAGCTCTAATAATTCATTAAGAAATTATTATACAGGGTTTTATAATGAGATTAATAAAATAAACCAGCAAGTTGCAGAAGCTAATTCTGATCTGGATTCATATCCTGAAAAAGAAAGAAGGTATTTAGATGCAGAAAGAGGGTATAATATGATTGAGGCTACTTATAACAGCTTATTGGGAAGACAGAACGAGACTCAAATGAAGCTGGCTACTAATCAGTCTGATATTTCAGTAATTGACCCCGCGAAAAATGTAGGACAGGCTCCAATAGGGCCCAATGTAAAAGCAACTAAATTCGGTATTATAGGAGGTCTTCTATTTCTTCCCTTATTGTTTATTTTAGTAGGAGAATTGCTGGATAATAAAATAAGAAATATAAAAGAACTTCTGGGTGCTACTAGAATTCCACTGCTTGGTGTTATTGGCAATAATAATAATGAGAATATGCTTACCGTCCTGGAACAGCCGAAATCATCTGTTTCAGAAGCCTTCAGGGGAATAAGGGCTAATATGAGATTTTTATCCAATGAGAATGGTAACAGCAAAGTAATACTGGTTACATCCTCCATTGGTGGAGAAGGGAAAACCTATGTTTCTATTAATTTAGCTTCAGTTCTTGGTTTAAGTGATAAAAAGACCATTTTATTAGGAATGGACTTAAGAAAACCGAAGATCTTCGGAGACTTTAAAATTGATAATAAATATGGAATTTCAAACTACCTGACGGGTGAGGTTTCAATTGATCAGATTATCAATAAAACAAAGATCCCGAATCTTGATGTGGCTACTTCCGGACCTATTCCGCCAAACCCGTCTGAGCTTTTAATGAGCGAAAGAAATATAAAATTCATTCAAGAGCTTAAAGAAAAATATGATTATATCATTATAGATTCGCCGCCTGTAGGTTTAGTGGCAGACTCTTATGATCTGATGAAACATTCTGATGCTAATATTTATGTTGTCCGCCATGAGTATACAGAAAAATATATGCTTAAGATGATTACAGAGAAATATCATAATAATGAGATCGAACATATGGGGCTCGTTTATAATGATTACAACACAAAACAGGGCTATGGTTACGGCTATGGCTACGGTTATGGCTACGGTTATGGTTATTTTGATGAAGATAAAAATTATAAAGAACCTCTGTTGATTAAAATAAGAAATAAAGTAAGGGCAATATTTAATAAAAAATAA